A DNA window from Candidatus Abawacabacteria bacterium contains the following coding sequences:
- a CDS encoding prohibitin family protein: MKSKLTAITVAVIVIVLIILDGFVLVNAGEVGVIFDRGRGILPNAMDAGIHLKIPFWQTVTHYTIRTQAYTMSVGEEYSGDYPIEARSRDGQSVRIDATVLYHITAVDAPVIKTTLGSEDDYKNVVVTPKARSILREVVARYDALDLVSEKRTEIVSAMNAALGSSLAENKVTLDEVVLRDINFSPDFAKAIEEKQIAFQRIKTAEYQKQEAEQLKQKKIIEAQAEAEAIKLKGETLRANPAVIQFEFVQKMAPQINWGILPSGALPLIDLKSLTQ, translated from the coding sequence ATGAAATCAAAGTTAACTGCTATTACTGTTGCAGTGATAGTCATTGTTCTGATCATCCTTGATGGTTTTGTCTTGGTCAACGCTGGTGAAGTGGGAGTGATATTTGATCGTGGTCGGGGAATATTACCGAATGCTATGGATGCCGGTATTCATCTGAAAATTCCTTTTTGGCAAACAGTGACTCATTATACTATTCGCACTCAGGCTTATACTATGAGTGTCGGTGAGGAGTATAGCGGGGATTATCCAATTGAAGCGCGGTCTCGTGATGGTCAATCAGTCAGGATAGATGCTACTGTTCTTTATCATATTACTGCAGTAGACGCGCCAGTAATTAAAACTACCCTTGGTTCCGAAGATGATTACAAAAATGTAGTTGTTACTCCGAAGGCTCGGTCTATTTTACGTGAAGTAGTAGCTCGTTATGATGCTTTGGATTTGGTGTCGGAAAAGCGTACAGAAATCGTGAGTGCGATGAATGCGGCGCTGGGTAGTAGTTTGGCAGAAAATAAAGTAACTTTGGATGAAGTAGTATTACGAGACATTAACTTTTCTCCAGATTTTGCAAAAGCAATTGAAGAAAAACAAATCGCTTTTCAAAGAATCAAGACGGCAGAATACCAAAAGCAAGAAGCTGAACAATTGAAGCAGAAGAAGATTATTGAGGCACAGGCTGAGGCGGAAGCGATTAAGCTGAAGGGAGAAACGTTACGAGCTAATCCTGCAGTTATTCAATTTGAATTTGTGCAGAAAATGGCACCACAAATTAATTGGGGAATATTGCCATCTGGAGCTTTGCCCTTGATCGATTTGAAATCGTTAACCCAATAG